In a genomic window of Candidatus Poribacteria bacterium:
- a CDS encoding VanZ family protein, which yields MILIFAISSLEQPPLPMPEFEWLTIDKLYHFVEYAILGALVARALVKAKPPILPSRWVWCIAAVFSILYGASDEWHQTFVPGRFATLADWVADVLGSIAGVLGVYFYYQKK from the coding sequence ATGATCCTTATTTTCGCCATCTCGTCTCTGGAGCAACCACCGCTCCCAATGCCGGAATTTGAATGGCTGACCATTGACAAACTCTACCATTTTGTTGAATATGCCATTCTCGGTGCCTTAGTCGCACGAGCACTTGTGAAGGCGAAACCCCCTATATTGCCATCGCGATGGGTATGGTGTATCGCAGCGGTGTTCTCTATCCTCTACGGTGCAAGTGATGAATGGCATCAAACCTTTGTGCCGGGCAGATTTGCTACCCTCGCAGATTGGGTCGCAGATGTGTTAGGGTCAATCGCCGGTGTGTTAGGGGTCTATTTCTATTACCAAAAAAAGTAA
- a CDS encoding MBL fold metallo-hydrolase: MHPLVNLKVPEGAVAVHWFEQSSFALKAADGTIVQIDPYFPRERPADRFIYTESPLDESALPTDFVLLTHAHGDHTCSESIRRIWETSDATRFVGPEESTRQIATETDVAVGNITEISAGESATLNELTVHAVYAKPPEGDASADIAPPDVTHLGYVIVSNGVALYFSGDPINNFAEHDTLISAVSAYKPDIGFLTNHPTEGEFPFYEGCVKMATRIGLKHAVPGHRACFVTRDYDPNEWANQFPADGPEPLIIERNSHIIY; this comes from the coding sequence ATGCATCCACTTGTTAATTTGAAAGTACCAGAAGGAGCTGTCGCTGTTCATTGGTTTGAACAGAGCAGTTTTGCCCTGAAAGCTGCTGATGGTACTATTGTCCAAATCGATCCTTATTTTCCGCGTGAACGTCCCGCGGACCGTTTTATTTATACCGAATCACCACTTGACGAGTCAGCACTTCCAACCGATTTCGTCCTCTTGACCCACGCACACGGCGATCATACCTGCTCAGAGTCCATCCGTCGAATCTGGGAGACCTCTGATGCAACGCGGTTTGTTGGACCCGAAGAAAGCACACGCCAAATTGCTACAGAGACAGACGTTGCTGTTGGAAATATAACGGAGATCTCTGCTGGAGAATCAGCAACCCTAAACGAGCTCACTGTGCATGCTGTCTATGCTAAGCCCCCTGAAGGCGACGCCTCCGCTGACATAGCACCCCCTGATGTTACACACTTGGGGTATGTGATTGTCAGTAACGGGGTAGCACTGTATTTCAGCGGCGATCCAATCAATAATTTCGCTGAACACGACACGCTGATTTCAGCAGTGTCCGCATATAAACCGGATATTGGTTTTCTGACGAACCATCCGACCGAAGGCGAGTTTCCGTTCTACGAGGGATGCGTCAAAATGGCAACACGGATTGGACTCAAGCACGCTGTCCCAGGACATCGTGCCTGTTTCGTCACCCGAGATTACGATCCGAATGAGTGGGCAAATCAATTCCCCGCAGACGGACCCGAACCGCTTATTATTGAGAGAAATTCACATATTATTTATTAG